The Ralstonia pseudosolanacearum genome includes the window CGACGAACTCTCGCCCGCGCTGCTCGGCGAGCTGATGGGCTTCGTTCAGAACGCCTACTTCAACGCCAACCGTCTCTCGGAGATGCCCAAGTTTCCGACGCAGCGCGCGGCCACACAACCCGAGGTGCTCAAGGCCGTGGCAGACGCGCTGCGCGTGCGCCAGCGCACGTGCACCTCGGTCATCAGCGCGAATTACGCTGACGACTCCGGCAACACCCTCGCCATCAACTGTGTGGGCGGCAGCTACATGGTCGACGCCAAGCGCGGCAAGATCACGCCCTGAAGCCGCGCCGCGTCAGGTCGTTAGCTGCCCCCGTTCGGAGCGTACCGATGTGCGCGCATACGACGACTCGACCACCTGCCCGGGCTTGCTCGGAGCGGCCACGCTCGGGTGGCTGCCGATCGGCTGGGCTGCCTGGGTGCCGCCGCCGGTCACCAGCCGATAGCCGGCGCCACGCACGGTCTGGATCAGACCGTCACAGGCAGTGCCTTCCAGCGCCACGCGCAACTTGCGGACGTGCACGTCGACCGTGCGCTCTCCCACGAACACGTGGTCGCCCCATACGCGGTCGAGCAGTTGCGTGCGCGAATGCACGCGCTGAGGGTGCGCAATCAGGAAATGCAGCAGGCGGAATTCCAGCGGGCTGAGCAGGATCGGGCGCGGGCCGTCGGCCGTCTGCGCCGTCACGCCCAGCGTGAGCGGGTCGAGGCGCAAGCCGGAGACTTCCACCACGTCGTCGGCATGCTGCGGCGAGCGCCGGCGCAGCACCGCGCGGATGCGCGCATGCAGCTCGCCCGGGTCGCACGGCTTGACGACGCAGTCGTCGGCGCCGGCGTCGAGCGCCGCGATCTTGGCGCGCGCATCGTCGTGGCACGACAGCACGATCACGGGCAGGCCTCGCGTACGGACGTCGGCGCGCAAGACAAGCAGCACGTCCATCGACTGGCGCTCCGGCCAGGTCCACTCCATCAGCATCAG containing:
- a CDS encoding winged helix-turn-helix domain-containing protein produces the protein MGNQILLVDQDHAQLERLTFSLHDGGHHVQRVSSLAQALAMTQATLPDLMLMEWTWPERQSMDVLLVLRADVRTRGLPVIVLSCHDDARAKIAALDAGADDCVVKPCDPGELHARIRAVLRRRSPQHADDVVEVSGLRLDPLTLGVTAQTADGPRPILLSPLEFRLLHFLIAHPQRVHSRTQLLDRVWGDHVFVGERTVDVHVRKLRVALEGTACDGLIQTVRGAGYRLVTGGGTQAAQPIGSHPSVAAPSKPGQVVESSYARTSVRSERGQLTT